AACTCCTCGTACAACGACGTCTCCATGCACGAGTACGGGCACTACATCGACGACATGGCCCACGGCGGGATCCCGAACGGGGGTCTGAGCGAGGGCTGGGGCGACGCGTTCGCGATGTACATCACGAACCAGCCCGTCATCGGCCGCGGCTTCCTGAGGCAGCAGCAGCCCGACTACATCCGCCACGGCGAGAACAAGTACCAGTACCGCAGCCGCGACGAGGTGCACGCGCAGGGCCAGGCCTTCATGGGCTTCGCGTGGAAGCTCCGCGCGGGCATGGTCGCGGCCATGGGCGAGGCGCAGGGCGCCGCGCTCGCGACCGCGCTCGTCATCCCGGCCATCCTGGCCAGCGCCCGCGACATCCCGCAGGCGATCCAGAACATCCTCATGCGCGACGTGAATGCCGACGGCGTCGCGCCGCACTTCGACCTCATCGCGGCCGCCGCGAAGGCGCACGGCCTCACGCTGAAGAAGCCCGGCTCGGCCGGCCCGCTCGTCGTCATCGACAACGACGGACCGGACCCGATCGAGTCGAACGACCCGTGGGGCGACCCGTGGGGCGACATGCTCAAGGGCGTGAAGCGCACCGCGAAGGCGCTGACGAACCTGCGGGTCGCGAACCTGCGGGCGAGCCAGACCGTCCCCGCCGCGAAGGCGCCGGCGGGACTCCTGGCCGCCGGGGTCGAGACCGACCCCTCGCAGGTCCGGGCGAAGCTGACCTTCACGGTCGGCGCCCTGCTGCGCGGGCGCGTCAAGCGCGAGCTGTCGAAGTTCCTCGACCAGCAGGACGGCATCACCTACAGCCTGAAGGAGTACAAGGGCCTGCTGGAGTCGGACTTCCTGCTCGTCATCGACGGTCCGCAGGCCAAGGTCGCTCCGGTGACCAAGGCCATCGAGAACTGGTTCCGCGAGCTCGAGAGGAACTGAGTCCCGCGTCATCGCACGGCCGCCCGGGAGGCGAAAGCCTCCCGGGCGGTTCTTTTTCCGACGGAGGATTTGAAGAGGCGCTCCCGAAAAAGATATCCTCGACGCATGGCCGCAACCGGCCAAATCCAGAAGGGAGAGAACAATAAAATGACGAAGGTCTACTTCGCACTGCCGCTGATCGCGCTCATGCTGGCCGCCGCCTGCAAGAAGCAGGAAGCCGCCGTGACCGAGCAGCCCGCTGTCGAGCAGGTCGCGACGACGCCCGCTCCGGCCGCCCCCACCGCCGCCCCGGCCGCCGCTCCGGCCCCTGCCGCTCCGGTCAAGAAGTAAGTCCTTTCCTCGAAGGAAGCCCCGGGGACGCGAGCCCCCGGGGCTTCTCTTTTTCCTCTCCCCGTGAGAACCGGGAGTCGACGCAAGCCCTTCGATCCGTCACCGTCCGGGATAGGCCCCTTGCCGCGGGCGGGAGACCCGGGATGCCCCTGCCCCCGCGTCCGCTCCGCCGTATACTCACGAGGATGAAGACCTTGTGCGCCCTCCTCCTGGCCGCCGCGGCCTCCCCGGCCTCCGCGCTCTGGATCGACTACCCCGTGAAGGAATCCGGACGCGCCCATTGCTCCGCGGACGAGCTGCGCCGACCGCCCCCCCTCTACCTGATCGGGGAGTGCCACAAGGCGCAGAGTTCGAAGAAGGTCCGCCAGGCGCTGGCGCAGGAGAGCGCCGCGGGGAGGCTCTACGCGGGGCTCGAGTCCGGCGGGACGAAGGCCGTCATGCCGTGGGACCTCCGGGAGACCCACGCCGCCTACGGCGTCCCCTACGGGGAGTCCTCGCGCCTCTACGGCGTCGATTCCCCCTTCGCGTACGCGCTCGTGCGCAGCTACACCCTCATCGGCTTCTTCCAGGACGACCGGCCTCAGGAGCGTGACCGCTCGCAATGGGGCTCGGAGTTCTCGGCCTACTGCCGGGGACTGAAGGGAAACCCGTACGCGAAGCGCGCCTGGGAGGACGCGCGCGCGGCTCTGGGCGCGGGAGCCCCGCCGTTCCTCTCCTCCGGGCTGGAGCGCTGCGAGGACTGGCCGAAGGAGGCGGAGAACATCCCCGCCTCGACCCTGCTGGCCTTCGCGAGCGCGAACAACGCGGCGTTCGTCGCGCTGGCCAACGAGAAGTTCCTTCCCGCCATGGGGCTCTCCTCCCCCCTTGCGCCGTATGAGGAGAACCTCGTGTTCTCTTTCCTCTACCGCAAGAGCATGAGCCGCTCGGCGGCGACGGTCCTCTCCTCCCTGCGCGACCGGGACATGGGAGACAACGCCATCGACCTGTACTGCCGGGCCGCGGCCGAGGGGAAGCCCCTGGCCGTCAGCGTCGGAGCCGAGCACCTCTCCGGCATCGAGGACCGGCTGCGGGCGTGGGCGGGGGAGCGAATACCCCTGCGCGTCTCCCACTCCTACGACACGGAAGCCCTCGGCGGCTGCGCCTCCGATTCGGTCGCCGCGGCCGCTCTCCTGAAGGAGATCCGCGGCCTGACGGGAAAGAAGGAGCGTCTCCCGGGACCGGATGCGTCCGTGCTGGTCCCGCCGGAGCTGAGGGAGCGTCTGGATGGACTCATGAGGGAAGACCCGTTCACAGGAAGATGAGCCCTTCCGCATTGTCCTCCCCCGCGGGGAGGGCAGGGTGGGGGCCAGCCTTGGCCAAAGCCCCCCACCCAACCCTCCCCCTCGGGGGGAGGCAGTAGGGAAGGGTATGCGCCGAACGTCAGTGCGGGGCTTTAGGGATCCGGTACTCGCGCATGCGGCGCAGGTAGACGTCGATCTTCCGGAGAGTGACGGGGTCGGGTTCGCGGCTCGGGTTGAGCCGGTAAGGACTCGGCAGGGCCACGACGAGGGCCACGGCCTCCTCCGCGGTGAGCTCGGAGGCGTGCTTCTCGAAGTAGGCCTGGCTCGCCGCTTCGGCGCCGAAGATCCCCTCCCCCCACTCCACGATGTTGAGGTAGATCTCGAGGATGCGCTCCTTCTCGATGGAGCGGTCCAGGTGCCGGGCGATGAGGAGCTCCTTGAACTTGCGGGCCGGACTTCGCCGGGGAGAGAGGAAGAGGTTGCGCGCGACCTGCTGGGTGATGGTGCTCGCCCCGCGGGCCAGGCGCCGGCGCTTGAGGTTGTAGCTCGCCGCCTGCTTGAGCGCGTCCCAGTCCACGCCGCGATGCGTGTAGAAGCGGTCGTCCTCCGCGACGAGCACGGCGCTGCGCAGGTACGGGGAGATGTCCTCGAGCGGGACCCACCGCATCGAATACTCCGGGCGCCCCCCCTGGCGCAGCATGCGCCGGACGTAGAGCTCCGTGTACTTCGTCGTGCGGGGATTTTCGACGCGCAGGGCGGAGACGTCGGGCAGCCAGGCCCAGTAGCCGACGCAAGCGGCGGCGCAGGCGAGCAGGGAGAGCGCGGCGGCGGCGAGCGTCCGTGCGGTCATCGAGGAGCCCCTCAGCATCGCCCCGTCCTCAGGCGCGCCTCGAAATCCGCGAAGCCGAGGGTCCGCGCTCCCTCGCGCCGCACGTCGTCGGCGAGGCCCCCGTCCTCCGTGACGACGACGGCTCCCCGGCCCTCGCGGGCGAGGACCCGGACCGAGCCGAGGATCATGTCGTCGGCCGAGCCGCTCATGGGGAAGCGCACCTGGACCGCGTCGACCCGCACGCCGAGCGGGCGGCGCGGCCCGTCGAAGAAGACCTCGACGCGGATGCGTCCCGCGGAGGCCCCGGCGAGACGGTCGATGCGGGACACCCACTCCTCGGTCCGCGCGTCCTCCATCTCGGGGAAGCGGGGGTCGTAGCCGCCCCGGCGGACCGCGTTGGAGCCGTCGACGAGATAGACCCTCACGTCGTCTTCCTCAACGGCGGGTCGCAGAGGCGCGGGAGGATGCTGCGCGTCCCGCCGTCCCCGAAGCGGACCTCGAGGACCCACTCCTCCTCTCCGTCGACGAGCTGGAGCGAGCGGCGCAGGACGATGCCCCGGCCGTGACGGCCGTGCTCGACCCCTTCCCCGGGCTCGAAGGCGGCCGGGCTCCCGGCGGGAGGCGCGGCCTCCGGCGCGGGCGCCTCCTTCGGCGCGGCCGGGAGGCGGGAGCCGTCCACCGCTTTCGCGCGCTCGAGGAGGCGTTGGAAGACGCGCAGGCCCGCGGCGTAGGGCGCGTCGGCCTCGGCGCCCTCGACCGCGAGGGAGAGGGCCTTGCGCGCGCCGAGCACGACGACCTTCGTGCGCGCGCGGCTGAGGGCGACGTTGAGGCGGTTGGGATCGAAGAGGAAGCCGGCGAGACGCGCGAGGTAGGCCGGCTTCGAGCTCGTCAGGGAGAGCACGACCATCTCGCGCTCCTGTCCCTGGAAGCGTTCGACCGTCGCGCAGAGCGTGCGCGTCCCCTCGAGCAGGAAGCGCACGCGGTTGCACTGCGCGCGGTAGGGCGCGATGATCCCGATCCCCTCGGGCGGCAGCCCGCAGCGCGCGGCCTCGCGCGCGAGCGCGGCGGCCCACAGCGCCTCCTTCTCGGAGACGGAGCGGCACTCCTCGTGCGGGACGTCCACGAAGACGAGCGCGTTCTCCGGCCGCAGGACCTCGTCGAAGCCCGGCGCCGGACGCCGCCCGAGCGTCAGGACGCGGGGGGCGGCCTCGGCGGTCGGCTCGAGGCGTCCGCCGTAGAAGAGGTCGCTGACGACCGAACAGAGCTCCCGGTTCAGGCGCCGGGTGCGCGCGAGCATGGGCGGGTCGCCGTAGCGGCGGCGCAGATGAGACATCACGGAGACCCGCGGCGGCGGCTCGTCCCCGTCGTACGACGAGGATTCCACCACCGGCGGAAGCTGGGCGTCGTCGCCGATGAAGACCGTCCGCCGGCCGAGCAGGCGCGCGCCGAGGGCGAGCCCGAGCGGGGCCTGCCCCGCCTCGTCGAAGAGGACGACGTCGTAGGGCGGACGCCCCGCGGAAAGGTCGGAGGCCTGCTGGGCGGCGGCGTAGACCGTCGCGCCCGCGATGAGCCCTCCCGGGCGCTTGGGCAGCCGCAGGGCGGGGCGCACGCCTTCCGGCAGGCCCTCGTTGTGGCCGCGCGAGGCGCCGAGCTTGAAGAGGGACTCCCCGATGAACTCCTCGAGGCCGGGGTGCTCCGCGCGCAGACGGCGCGCGGTCCAGAAGACCTCCCCGAGCGCGTTGTGGATGGCCTGGTGAGAGACGGCGGTCACGAGGACCCGCGCGCCCTCCTCCCGCGCGAGGTGGAGCGCGAGGCGCGCGAGCAGGTGCGTCTTGCCGGTCCCGGGCGGCCCCTGCACCGCGGCCCACGCGCGGCAGCCGAGGGCGCAGGAGAAGGCCGCGCGGGCGCTCTCCTCGAGCCCCTCGGCGTACGGGGAGGAGGGCCCACCCGCGGGAGGCTCCTCCTCGGACTCCCCTCCGGAGAGCCAGGCGTCGAGGCCGACGCGCTCGGCGCAGCGCAGGATCTCGCGCTGGAGGTCGAGGAGGTCGAAGACGTCCTCGTCGAGCACCCAGGGCTCGGAGGACTCGAGGACGGCGGGGTCCTCCACGCTTCCCGAGAGGACGAAGCGGTAGCCCGACGCGTCGCGGCGGTCGTGGACCAGCTCGAAGCGGGCGACGGGACGGCGGGGGTCTCCGTGGCTCAGGCGCAGGCGCGCGCCGGGACGGAACCGGGACTCGTTGCTCGGGGCGCTGAACACGCGCATCGGCTCGCCCCGCTCGCGCGACTCCCCCTCGTAGCGGAGGCCGTCGACGGCGAGCCCGGCGGCGACGCGGTCCTCGAGCGGACGGTCGTAGACCGCCTCGTGGGTCTCCCGGCGCGCCATCCCCTCGCGCTCGGCG
The window above is part of the Elusimicrobiota bacterium genome. Proteins encoded here:
- the mtgA gene encoding monofunctional biosynthetic peptidoglycan transglycosylase yields the protein MLRGSSMTARTLAAAALSLLACAAACVGYWAWLPDVSALRVENPRTTKYTELYVRRMLRQGGRPEYSMRWVPLEDISPYLRSAVLVAEDDRFYTHRGVDWDALKQAASYNLKRRRLARGASTITQQVARNLFLSPRRSPARKFKELLIARHLDRSIEKERILEIYLNIVEWGEGIFGAEAASQAYFEKHASELTAEEAVALVVALPSPYRLNPSREPDPVTLRKIDVYLRRMREYRIPKAPH
- a CDS encoding AAA domain-containing protein, with product MSEDARDPGDWVPETPEIAELLEVAEREGMARRETHEAVYDRPLEDRVAAGLAVDGLRYEGESRERGEPMRVFSAPSNESRFRPGARLRLSHGDPRRPVARFELVHDRRDASGYRFVLSGSVEDPAVLESSEPWVLDEDVFDLLDLQREILRCAERVGLDAWLSGGESEEEPPAGGPSSPYAEGLEESARAAFSCALGCRAWAAVQGPPGTGKTHLLARLALHLAREEGARVLVTAVSHQAIHNALGEVFWTARRLRAEHPGLEEFIGESLFKLGASRGHNEGLPEGVRPALRLPKRPGGLIAGATVYAAAQQASDLSAGRPPYDVVLFDEAGQAPLGLALGARLLGRRTVFIGDDAQLPPVVESSSYDGDEPPPRVSVMSHLRRRYGDPPMLARTRRLNRELCSVVSDLFYGGRLEPTAEAAPRVLTLGRRPAPGFDEVLRPENALVFVDVPHEECRSVSEKEALWAAALAREAARCGLPPEGIGIIAPYRAQCNRVRFLLEGTRTLCATVERFQGQEREMVVLSLTSSKPAYLARLAGFLFDPNRLNVALSRARTKVVVLGARKALSLAVEGAEADAPYAAGLRVFQRLLERAKAVDGSRLPAAPKEAPAPEAAPPAGSPAAFEPGEGVEHGRHGRGIVLRRSLQLVDGEEEWVLEVRFGDGGTRSILPRLCDPPLRKTT